Proteins encoded by one window of Candidatus Sumerlaea chitinivorans:
- a CDS encoding Type IV pilus biogenesis protein PilM, giving the protein MHNIRKCLGVDIGTTSVKIAEIVAEKTGARVTRLLSTELPVGRGQTDAERNAAVARVIRDLLKENKVATKHAVFCLSGQHVFIRRIRIPRTTEERMHRIIAYEARQQIPFALENAVVEYQVFDFDDPAEVEVLLVAVKKDLVAEMMKLIGKLGLKPVMISVSSLALFNAHVFEATPFEDLLVELGLAKKAKPASKTSAEESQPANEEGGGAKKGFSFKFPKLSFGKKAAGKPSAEEAPPEYADEEEEETVFEEVRAFVNVGAQTFDLAIARLGKRRILGFTRSVPWGGLELTRTIQEKLGIESSEEAEQVKRSRALIVVPGREEEVEAQGADPDASEFATSWADRLILDLRKSFDYYISQPDGVAVDSIWLSGGQAVQPNLATYIEEKLGIPVEIKSQVENEALRLPSIEDPHGYTNYWIALGLGLTGLGYGRINVDFLPRELKTLREFKKKNIEVFLMIGAIVGMLLVSSQIGQREIANMQQWLEQNRPKIETAASTKKRLDDARQEREKVNAKITAIGEGISDRAFWLEFLGVVQAAKPADVLITSISMKPDGEVTIVCEAESARSLLDFDEALKKQKEWIKDSAIESSQTVFSNAVGKQVTRVRIKLQVHWKTTRLAPSRATLAPGLLYPTPAPTATQGPGGPRPGAGPGAPPEMLGL; this is encoded by the coding sequence ATGCATAATATCCGCAAGTGCCTTGGGGTTGATATCGGCACCACCTCAGTAAAGATTGCAGAAATAGTGGCGGAAAAGACGGGTGCACGCGTCACACGGCTTCTCTCAACTGAGCTTCCTGTGGGGCGAGGCCAAACGGATGCTGAGCGAAATGCCGCTGTTGCCCGAGTCATTCGGGATCTCCTAAAAGAAAACAAAGTTGCGACAAAACACGCCGTCTTTTGCCTATCCGGCCAGCACGTCTTCATCCGTAGGATTCGCATCCCTCGTACAACTGAGGAGCGGATGCACCGCATTATTGCTTACGAGGCTCGCCAACAGATCCCGTTTGCTCTCGAAAATGCGGTTGTTGAGTACCAGGTCTTCGATTTTGATGATCCGGCGGAAGTTGAGGTCCTACTCGTAGCGGTAAAAAAAGACCTTGTTGCCGAAATGATGAAATTGATCGGCAAGCTCGGCCTCAAGCCGGTCATGATTTCCGTCAGTTCCCTGGCGCTATTCAATGCGCATGTTTTCGAGGCGACTCCGTTTGAAGATCTACTCGTTGAACTGGGATTGGCCAAAAAGGCAAAGCCAGCGTCAAAGACTTCAGCCGAGGAATCCCAACCCGCGAATGAGGAGGGGGGCGGCGCCAAAAAAGGTTTCTCGTTCAAGTTCCCCAAGCTGAGTTTTGGCAAGAAGGCCGCCGGGAAGCCCTCTGCCGAAGAGGCGCCACCAGAGTATGCAGACGAAGAGGAAGAAGAGACGGTTTTTGAGGAGGTTCGTGCGTTTGTAAATGTCGGCGCCCAGACGTTTGATCTGGCGATTGCTCGGCTTGGAAAACGTCGGATTCTTGGCTTCACCCGTAGTGTCCCTTGGGGAGGCTTAGAACTCACTCGCACCATTCAGGAAAAACTCGGCATTGAGTCGTCCGAAGAAGCCGAACAAGTCAAACGTTCCCGTGCGCTGATTGTGGTGCCCGGGCGTGAGGAGGAGGTAGAGGCCCAAGGGGCGGACCCCGATGCTTCTGAGTTTGCGACGTCGTGGGCGGATCGGCTGATTCTCGATCTCCGAAAGTCATTTGATTACTACATCTCGCAGCCCGACGGAGTGGCGGTGGATTCCATTTGGCTGAGTGGCGGTCAGGCCGTGCAGCCGAACCTCGCTACCTACATTGAGGAAAAGCTTGGAATCCCCGTGGAGATTAAGTCGCAGGTCGAAAATGAAGCCCTGCGCCTCCCATCGATTGAAGATCCCCACGGCTACACGAACTATTGGATTGCGCTGGGGCTGGGTCTTACGGGGTTGGGCTACGGGCGCATCAACGTAGACTTCTTGCCTCGTGAACTAAAGACGCTCCGCGAGTTCAAGAAGAAGAACATCGAAGTTTTCCTCATGATCGGGGCCATCGTGGGAATGCTGTTGGTCAGCAGCCAGATCGGCCAACGCGAGATAGCGAATATGCAGCAGTGGCTCGAGCAGAATCGGCCGAAAATTGAAACAGCCGCTTCCACGAAGAAGCGCCTTGATGACGCGCGGCAAGAACGTGAAAAGGTGAATGCGAAGATCACTGCAATTGGGGAAGGCATTAGTGATCGGGCCTTCTGGCTTGAGTTCTTGGGGGTTGTGCAAGCTGCTAAGCCTGCTGACGTGCTTATCACCTCAATTAGCATGAAGCCAGACGGCGAGGTCACCATTGTGTGCGAAGCTGAAAGCGCGCGTTCCCTCCTCGATTTCGATGAGGCACTGAAAAAGCAGAAGGAGTGGATCAAAGACTCAGCGATCGAGAGCAGCCAGACGGTTTTCTCGAACGCAGTGGGGAAGCAGGTAACGCGCGTGCGAATTAAGCTTCAGGTTCACTGGAAGACGACTCGGTTGGCGCCCTCACGTGCGACTTTAGCCCCGGGACTGCTGTATCCGACCCCGGCACCTACTGCAACGCAAGGCCCCGGTGGGCCACGGCCCGGCGCTGGCCCGGGAGCTCCACCCGAAATGCTCGGATTGTAA
- a CDS encoding Valyl-tRNA synthetase — MELSSRYDPKATESKWYERWEQAGYFHADETKDPSQFPPYCIVIPPPNITGILHMGHALNNTLQDVLIRWKRMAGYNTLWVPGTDHASIATQVVVERALKKEGLSREALGRERFLERVWQWKEKHGNIIVTQLKRLGCSCDWQRERFTMDPGLSRAVRTVFKRLYDEGLIYRDYYLVNWCPRCLTTLSDDEVEYSEKPGKLWYLRYPVEGEPGRYAVVATTRPETMLGDTAVAVNPSDPRYKDWIGKYVILPLVNRRIPIIADDFVEKEFGTGMVKITPAHDPNDYLAGKRHGLKEINVLTPDAKINHVAPAYEGLDRYEARKRIVEDLEAMGLVEKIEDYTQRAGECYRCHTVIEPYVSMQWFVKVRPLAEPARRAVVEGRVRFIPKSREKDYFHWLDNLRDWCISRQLWWGHRIPAWTCESCGEITVTDTEEGPAACPKCGDSKLDQDPDVLDTWFSSALWPFSTLGWPDQTRELQLFYPTNTLVTAKDIIFLWVARMIMMGLHFMREVPFRDVYFNPIVGDEHGKKMSKSKGNAIDPLDLMETYGTDALRITLCDYAAQEQHIAFSVKRCEGYRNFMNKLWNAARLVLANTEDLPADWLGSALPEVADQRANDPLEDRWIISRYAHVVDRVNRALENYEFDDVVRAIYDFFWKDYCDYYLELIKPRLYNAEKDSHLRRKAQATAVIVLEGALRLLHPVCPFITEELWSAIRERWSNADGSLAATGSLGSRMLRALQAPSIMVAPWNASLGSAYHDEQAEHDAALLQEVVYTIRNIRGEMRIPPAMAAAVFLECPTDELHSIIEKHQNFITRLTNVQALTIARDLEPPTFCATAVANGVTVHVELPAELRAEELTRLDKELARVQGEIERVQAKLADEAFTQKAPAKVVEKEREKLARLQAEKQEFETKRARLIS, encoded by the coding sequence ATGGAACTGTCCAGTCGCTACGACCCAAAGGCTACGGAATCGAAGTGGTACGAGAGGTGGGAGCAAGCAGGGTATTTTCACGCGGACGAGACGAAGGACCCTTCGCAGTTCCCGCCCTATTGCATCGTCATCCCCCCACCTAACATCACTGGCATTCTCCACATGGGCCATGCTCTGAACAATACCCTGCAGGATGTGCTCATCCGCTGGAAGCGCATGGCAGGATACAATACGTTGTGGGTTCCGGGCACCGATCATGCGAGCATCGCGACGCAGGTTGTAGTTGAGCGAGCGCTCAAGAAAGAGGGGCTGAGCCGCGAGGCTTTGGGACGCGAGCGTTTTCTTGAACGGGTGTGGCAGTGGAAGGAAAAACACGGCAACATTATTGTGACTCAGCTCAAGCGTCTTGGCTGCTCGTGCGATTGGCAACGCGAGCGCTTCACAATGGACCCGGGGCTATCGCGTGCGGTGCGAACCGTTTTCAAACGGTTGTATGACGAGGGATTGATCTACCGCGACTACTACCTGGTAAACTGGTGCCCACGTTGCCTGACCACGCTGAGCGACGACGAGGTCGAGTACTCGGAAAAGCCGGGCAAACTGTGGTATCTGCGCTATCCCGTTGAGGGCGAACCCGGTCGTTACGCGGTCGTGGCAACCACAAGACCTGAGACAATGCTGGGGGATACAGCAGTTGCTGTCAATCCGTCGGATCCACGTTACAAAGACTGGATTGGCAAGTATGTCATTCTCCCCTTGGTGAATCGCCGAATCCCCATCATTGCCGACGATTTTGTGGAGAAAGAATTCGGGACGGGCATGGTGAAAATCACACCAGCGCACGATCCGAACGACTACCTTGCGGGCAAACGCCACGGCCTCAAAGAAATTAACGTCCTCACCCCCGACGCAAAGATCAATCATGTGGCCCCCGCCTACGAAGGGTTGGACCGCTACGAGGCCCGCAAGCGAATCGTCGAGGACCTCGAGGCGATGGGGCTTGTGGAAAAAATCGAAGACTACACCCAGCGCGCGGGAGAGTGCTACCGCTGCCATACGGTCATTGAACCCTATGTGTCCATGCAATGGTTTGTGAAGGTTCGCCCGTTAGCCGAACCCGCACGCCGCGCCGTTGTCGAGGGACGCGTTCGCTTCATCCCCAAAAGTCGGGAGAAGGACTACTTCCATTGGCTGGACAATCTGCGCGACTGGTGCATTTCCCGTCAATTATGGTGGGGCCATCGCATCCCGGCGTGGACATGCGAGAGCTGCGGAGAGATCACGGTCACAGATACAGAAGAAGGCCCAGCCGCCTGCCCCAAATGTGGCGACAGCAAGCTCGACCAAGACCCGGACGTGCTCGACACTTGGTTCTCCAGTGCTCTTTGGCCTTTTTCGACTTTGGGTTGGCCCGATCAAACGCGGGAGCTCCAACTTTTCTATCCGACGAACACGCTCGTTACTGCTAAGGACATCATCTTTCTGTGGGTCGCGCGGATGATTATGATGGGCCTGCATTTCATGCGGGAAGTGCCCTTCCGCGACGTTTATTTCAACCCGATCGTCGGCGACGAGCACGGCAAGAAGATGAGTAAGTCGAAGGGCAATGCGATTGATCCCCTCGACCTAATGGAAACTTATGGCACAGATGCGTTACGCATCACGTTGTGCGATTATGCCGCGCAAGAGCAGCACATTGCATTCAGCGTGAAGCGTTGCGAAGGCTATCGCAACTTTATGAATAAACTGTGGAATGCCGCCCGCCTCGTCCTCGCCAACACCGAAGATTTGCCTGCCGACTGGCTCGGGAGTGCGCTTCCAGAGGTCGCAGACCAACGTGCGAACGATCCATTAGAAGATCGGTGGATTATCAGCCGCTATGCACACGTCGTAGACCGTGTGAACCGGGCGCTTGAAAACTATGAGTTTGATGACGTCGTCCGAGCGATCTATGACTTCTTCTGGAAAGACTACTGCGATTACTACCTTGAGCTCATCAAGCCTCGGCTCTACAACGCCGAGAAAGACTCGCATCTGAGGCGCAAAGCCCAAGCAACCGCTGTCATTGTTCTCGAGGGGGCTTTACGGCTACTGCATCCCGTTTGCCCATTCATCACAGAAGAATTGTGGTCTGCCATTCGAGAACGGTGGTCGAATGCTGACGGCAGCTTGGCGGCGACGGGCTCACTGGGCAGCCGAATGCTTAGGGCATTGCAAGCCCCGTCCATCATGGTGGCTCCTTGGAACGCAAGTCTCGGCTCCGCCTATCATGACGAACAAGCGGAGCACGATGCGGCATTGTTGCAAGAAGTGGTCTATACCATTCGGAATATCCGCGGTGAGATGCGTATTCCGCCCGCCATGGCCGCTGCGGTATTTCTGGAGTGTCCAACCGACGAACTCCACTCCATCATCGAAAAGCACCAGAATTTCATCACTCGTCTGACCAATGTTCAGGCTCTGACCATTGCTCGAGACCTTGAACCACCGACATTCTGTGCCACCGCCGTAGCCAACGGCGTTACTGTCCACGTAGAACTGCCGGCCGAGCTTCGGGCGGAGGAGCTTACCCGTCTCGACAAAGAGCTGGCTCGGGTGCAGGGTGAAATTGAGCGTGTTCAGGCAAAGCTTGCGGATGAAGCCTTCACCCAAAAAGCGCCCGCCAAGGTGGTCGAAAAGGAACGTGAGAAGCTGGCTCGGCTGCAAGCTGAGAAGCAGGAGTTCGAAACGAAACGCGCTCGCCTAATCTCATGA
- a CDS encoding Type IV fimbrial assembly, ATPase PilB, giving the protein MAVRKPTPEERRYFEKTAARKAAGPSSGKTLAWVLEEAGLISQDMIKDLIPEEESAQTLRHALVSQGLVRDDDILDALAANLGLEKVNLRELKPTPDLINQIEAKHAIKYRVFPVRYDDENLWVALIDPLNIQITDDLERIYRKKIIPVVASEDDINRFIKHYYEGSDITELYASAADEAIQAESKSTEEELYANIDLTGTPELDEPPVVKYVDLIFKQAVHDRASDIHIEPTKTGMTIRFRIDGVLHEVPAPPKKWQNSIISRLKVLAGMDLAEKRIPLDGRIKLTFGDKKLDLRVSSMPTIFGESIVMRILDQASVLMGLEDVGFLPDSVRLFKELIRSPNGVILLTGPTGSGKTTTLYSALATINNPETKIVTIEDPVEYMLDGINQVQVNKEVGLDFAAGLRAILRQSPDVIMVGEMRDLEPAEIGIRAALTGHLVFSTLHTNDAPSAATRLIDMGIKPFLVASSIQAVVAQRLVRKICANCKIEYKPKPEEIAAAGYNPEEYADRVFYKGKGCDRCNNSGYRGRTAIHEIFVNDPELRQMIIRVESATKLKKAAVRKGMRTLRMDGWEKVLLGQTTIQEVMRVTVDE; this is encoded by the coding sequence ATGGCAGTCAGAAAACCAACACCAGAAGAACGTAGGTACTTTGAAAAGACGGCTGCACGTAAGGCTGCAGGCCCGTCTTCGGGGAAGACCTTAGCTTGGGTCCTTGAGGAAGCTGGGCTGATCAGTCAAGACATGATCAAGGACCTTATCCCCGAAGAGGAAAGCGCGCAGACCTTGCGGCATGCCCTTGTCTCGCAAGGGTTGGTGCGTGATGATGACATCCTTGACGCACTGGCGGCCAACCTTGGGCTCGAAAAGGTTAACCTGCGGGAGCTGAAACCCACACCGGACCTCATCAATCAAATAGAGGCGAAGCACGCAATCAAGTACCGCGTCTTCCCTGTCCGCTACGACGATGAGAACCTGTGGGTGGCACTCATTGACCCGCTGAACATCCAGATCACGGACGACCTTGAGCGCATCTATCGGAAAAAGATTATCCCCGTGGTCGCTTCCGAAGACGACATCAACCGGTTTATCAAGCACTACTACGAAGGCAGCGACATCACCGAGCTTTACGCCTCAGCAGCAGACGAGGCAATTCAAGCGGAATCCAAGTCTACTGAGGAAGAGCTCTACGCAAACATTGATCTAACCGGCACGCCGGAGCTCGATGAGCCACCGGTGGTAAAGTACGTGGACCTCATTTTTAAGCAGGCGGTCCACGATCGCGCGTCGGACATCCACATTGAGCCGACAAAGACAGGAATGACGATTCGCTTCCGTATTGACGGTGTGCTGCACGAAGTACCCGCACCGCCGAAAAAGTGGCAAAATTCAATCATTTCGCGTTTGAAAGTGTTGGCCGGCATGGACCTTGCCGAAAAGCGAATCCCCTTGGATGGCCGCATCAAGCTCACCTTCGGCGATAAGAAGCTGGATCTACGTGTCTCGTCCATGCCGACGATCTTCGGCGAGAGCATTGTGATGCGTATTCTCGATCAGGCAAGCGTTTTGATGGGACTGGAGGACGTCGGGTTCCTGCCTGATTCGGTTCGATTATTTAAAGAACTCATTCGCTCGCCCAACGGCGTGATCTTGCTCACCGGCCCCACAGGATCCGGCAAGACCACCACGCTGTATTCGGCGTTGGCGACCATTAACAACCCCGAGACGAAGATCGTAACCATTGAGGACCCGGTCGAATACATGCTCGATGGCATCAATCAGGTCCAAGTGAACAAGGAGGTTGGGCTCGACTTCGCGGCGGGCTTACGTGCCATTCTGCGCCAATCGCCGGACGTCATCATGGTGGGTGAAATGCGCGACCTTGAGCCAGCGGAAATTGGTATTCGCGCCGCGCTGACCGGACACCTTGTGTTCAGCACGTTGCACACAAACGACGCCCCCAGTGCTGCCACCCGTTTGATTGATATGGGAATCAAGCCCTTCCTCGTGGCCAGCTCGATCCAAGCTGTTGTGGCGCAGCGCCTTGTCAGAAAAATTTGCGCAAATTGCAAAATCGAATATAAGCCGAAACCCGAAGAGATTGCAGCCGCTGGGTACAATCCCGAAGAGTATGCCGATCGGGTATTTTATAAAGGCAAGGGATGTGACCGCTGCAACAATAGCGGCTATCGTGGCCGCACTGCAATTCACGAGATCTTCGTCAATGACCCAGAGCTGCGTCAGATGATTATCCGTGTGGAGTCGGCAACCAAACTCAAGAAAGCCGCCGTCCGCAAGGGCATGCGCACTCTGCGCATGGATGGTTGGGAGAAAGTCCTTCTCGGACAAACCACCATTCAGGAAGTGATGCGCGTTACGGTGGATGAATAA
- a CDS encoding Outer membrane autotransporter barrel, which produces MNGERIAEKHSLRHEDYLQFGKDGPEVIFRLGWAPEGKQEIPPPPPPIGELEFFSGSDAGRTFLIRGDRPARVGRRADMEVSLNPRGDMMVSGNHCTISYEDGEFIVTDTSRNGTFVNGAPVRHRAYLRDGDVLTLGPGGPRARFRILPPQRDYPNRSGTFPRAHSEEIPTREVSAETLARREREARQALAREPVEGEKDTVFNKEGAQPAQAASSGVSISVAADHPSSARPLEESPAQTPVPGDSNQKSMLRFLKHPVVVLVVAVFVVVFGGIVLLTKLSSASQKTIPQVAGLPDYLAQVSRGADKLHSGGRFTFRLPVGWNVLESGNMVSLESPDKTIAVDYVRDEKLSEESVREILSAKGTKPILVHRSHEGEKQIVSFVGQGPTKCWLALLHIPPQNVPALALIEVESDIFKRLPNQLYALLGIEQFRLQPYPLPNATPTPKAAPTATPTTSPSPAPTSVAVRPSPTSSPSPTPAPTPVLTPSIPPPTVEADQTTSPTVASEVTTDTRTQASSSVGSTKAVQCKTLGLTLNVPESWDFTVDEKEGIVVLRTALGAELRLTRDKKAVKIEDITDAMTQNGWTIYYRNDKGAPLPNSSRRFYAVGLFNENNYVLIGVLPNPDRSSFVIYALREGKSLDECKDEIQQIVLQLAAQSERKKR; this is translated from the coding sequence GTGAACGGTGAGCGAATCGCCGAGAAACACTCGCTGAGGCATGAGGACTATCTTCAGTTTGGAAAAGACGGGCCGGAGGTCATTTTCCGACTTGGGTGGGCCCCCGAGGGAAAACAGGAAATTCCACCACCACCTCCTCCCATCGGTGAACTTGAGTTTTTCAGTGGTTCGGATGCAGGGCGCACATTTCTTATCCGAGGTGATCGACCAGCGCGCGTGGGACGACGAGCCGATATGGAGGTATCGCTCAATCCCCGTGGCGATATGATGGTCTCAGGGAATCACTGCACAATTTCCTATGAAGACGGAGAATTCATCGTCACTGATACGAGTCGCAACGGGACATTTGTCAACGGAGCTCCGGTACGTCATCGGGCTTATCTGCGGGATGGCGACGTGCTGACGCTGGGTCCGGGCGGCCCACGCGCTCGCTTTCGGATCCTACCCCCACAACGCGACTACCCCAATAGGAGTGGCACGTTTCCACGGGCACATTCAGAGGAGATCCCTACCAGAGAAGTCAGTGCCGAGACGCTTGCGCGCCGAGAGCGGGAAGCTCGGCAGGCCCTTGCACGCGAGCCGGTGGAGGGAGAAAAGGACACTGTTTTCAATAAGGAGGGCGCTCAGCCAGCGCAAGCTGCAAGTAGCGGCGTAAGCATAAGTGTGGCTGCAGATCATCCCAGCTCAGCGCGCCCACTGGAGGAGAGTCCCGCTCAGACCCCAGTCCCAGGCGACAGTAATCAAAAAAGCATGCTCCGATTCCTAAAGCACCCCGTAGTGGTGTTAGTGGTGGCGGTTTTTGTCGTCGTTTTTGGAGGAATTGTTTTGCTGACGAAATTGTCTTCGGCGTCCCAGAAAACAATACCCCAAGTAGCTGGACTTCCAGATTATCTGGCTCAAGTGAGTCGTGGAGCAGACAAACTTCATTCGGGCGGTCGCTTCACATTTCGCCTTCCGGTGGGGTGGAATGTGCTCGAAAGCGGAAACATGGTGAGTCTTGAGTCGCCTGACAAAACCATTGCGGTGGATTATGTGCGGGACGAGAAACTTTCGGAAGAATCGGTGCGGGAAATCCTTAGCGCGAAAGGCACCAAGCCAATTCTGGTTCATCGGAGTCACGAGGGCGAAAAGCAAATCGTCAGTTTTGTTGGGCAGGGACCGACAAAATGTTGGCTGGCACTTCTCCATATCCCCCCGCAAAATGTGCCGGCGCTCGCACTGATCGAGGTTGAATCGGACATTTTCAAACGTTTACCGAATCAGCTTTACGCTCTTTTGGGAATCGAGCAATTCCGCTTGCAACCCTATCCGCTGCCCAACGCAACGCCCACGCCGAAAGCAGCCCCAACGGCCACACCAACGACGTCACCCTCCCCCGCCCCAACAAGTGTGGCGGTGCGACCATCTCCGACTTCCTCGCCGTCACCTACGCCCGCGCCAACGCCAGTCTTAACACCATCTATTCCCCCACCAACAGTAGAGGCGGATCAGACAACTTCCCCAACGGTGGCGAGTGAAGTCACCACCGACACCCGCACGCAAGCTTCCAGTTCTGTTGGCTCCACGAAAGCCGTGCAATGTAAGACCCTTGGCCTAACCCTAAACGTGCCGGAGTCGTGGGACTTCACTGTGGATGAAAAAGAAGGCATCGTGGTGCTCCGTACGGCGCTTGGTGCTGAGCTTCGTCTCACACGCGACAAGAAGGCCGTGAAGATCGAGGACATCACCGATGCTATGACTCAAAACGGTTGGACTATTTATTACCGTAATGACAAAGGTGCGCCTCTGCCTAATTCGTCTCGCCGCTTTTACGCCGTTGGGCTTTTTAACGAAAATAACTATGTCCTCATTGGCGTTTTGCCCAATCCGGATCGGTCTTCCTTCGTGATTTACGCCCTGCGAGAAGGGAAAAGCTTAGACGAGTGCAAGGATGAGATTCAGCAAATCGTCCTTCAGCTTGCGGCGCAGTCAGAGCGCAAAAAACGGTAA
- a CDS encoding CheY chemotaxis protein has translation MSDQYRVLVIDDEKDILDLVTITLSPHFEVLTLQDPVDALEIVDVFEPDILVVDIMMPKVTGYQIIELVRQNPKHQHVSVVVLSAKDSSRDIKYGYKLGANLYLTKPFQPDRLLKNIQMLAAGLGKPRKKTFSLRDVQLRLQLRLSQRVATSPVTDPNATPTPEGVTPHSSFRLRRPLAQEADEQEHKKWVD, from the coding sequence ATGAGTGATCAGTATAGAGTCCTCGTCATTGACGACGAAAAAGACATATTGGATTTGGTCACCATCACACTCTCCCCCCATTTTGAGGTCCTGACCCTCCAAGATCCCGTGGATGCGCTTGAGATTGTTGACGTCTTCGAGCCAGACATTTTGGTGGTGGATATCATGATGCCTAAAGTGACGGGCTATCAAATCATTGAGCTCGTGCGTCAGAATCCAAAACACCAACATGTTTCTGTGGTGGTACTCTCAGCTAAGGACAGTAGCCGAGATATTAAGTACGGATATAAGTTAGGTGCAAATCTTTACCTGACTAAGCCGTTTCAACCAGATCGTCTTCTCAAAAACATCCAGATGCTTGCTGCTGGTCTTGGCAAGCCGCGCAAGAAGACATTCTCGCTGCGCGACGTGCAGCTGCGCCTCCAGCTACGATTGAGTCAACGAGTCGCAACTTCGCCAGTCACGGATCCAAACGCTACCCCTACGCCCGAGGGTGTCACCCCGCATTCAAGTTTTCGTCTGCGAAGGCCCCTTGCTCAGGAAGCCGATGAACAGGAGCACAAGAAGTGGGTGGACTGA
- a CDS encoding Quinolinate phosphoribosyltransferase [decarboxylating], whose amino-acid sequence MSKLQRSSIVGLSLSKIVELALAEDIGPGDLTSQIFAHETRPRRAIFLAKQAGVLSGSEVVREVFHQLDPSSRVRMRIRDGQEFRAGDELLEVRANLVALLSGERTALNFLQRLSGIATLTRAYVNALGPKSSIGIYDTRKTTPLLRALEKKAVCDGGGRNHRFGLFDMVMLKNNHIDAAGSVSAAVAELVARGVFAASPRPALCIEARNLDEALEAVSAGADIVMLDNLDLKSIRSIVKKMEAFAHQLGCRLPEIEVSGGVTIEDVKRLRRLPIQRISVGRLTHSAPAIDISMRIVR is encoded by the coding sequence ATGAGCAAACTACAACGTTCTTCCATAGTTGGTCTATCGCTTTCCAAGATTGTCGAGCTCGCTCTTGCTGAAGACATCGGGCCTGGAGATCTTACAAGTCAGATCTTTGCTCACGAAACCCGACCGAGGCGTGCAATCTTTTTGGCAAAACAAGCGGGGGTTCTGAGCGGAAGTGAAGTCGTGCGGGAAGTTTTTCATCAGCTTGATCCGTCGAGCCGCGTTCGCATGCGGATTCGAGACGGGCAGGAGTTTCGTGCGGGCGATGAGTTGCTCGAAGTTCGAGCAAACCTTGTGGCACTGCTAAGTGGTGAGCGCACTGCCCTCAACTTCTTACAACGCCTGAGTGGGATTGCCACCCTCACTCGCGCCTATGTGAACGCCCTCGGTCCGAAATCTTCGATTGGCATTTACGATACACGTAAGACCACTCCCCTTTTGCGTGCCTTGGAGAAGAAAGCTGTGTGCGACGGCGGGGGACGGAATCATCGCTTCGGCCTGTTCGATATGGTGATGCTAAAAAACAATCACATTGATGCAGCCGGAAGCGTCAGTGCCGCTGTGGCCGAGCTTGTGGCGCGCGGAGTGTTTGCAGCATCCCCACGCCCCGCGTTATGCATTGAAGCTCGCAATCTGGATGAGGCGCTGGAGGCAGTTAGCGCGGGAGCGGATATTGTCATGCTGGACAACCTTGATCTCAAATCCATCCGGTCCATTGTGAAAAAAATGGAGGCCTTCGCACATCAGCTTGGCTGCCGCTTGCCGGAAATCGAGGTCAGCGGGGGGGTCACCATTGAAGACGTGAAACGGTTGCGACGCCTCCCCATTCAGCGCATTTCCGTGGGACGCCTCACCCACTCAGCTCCAGCCATTGACATCAGCATGCGCATTGTCCGCTAA